The following are encoded together in the Equus quagga isolate Etosha38 chromosome 15, UCLA_HA_Equagga_1.0, whole genome shotgun sequence genome:
- the LOC124226701 gene encoding cysteine-rich secretory protein 2, translated as MAFLPVVMFLAAVLLPSLPTEGKDPAFSALLTTQTQVQREIVNKHNELRKSVSPPASNMLKMEWSREATANAQKWANKCTLEHSSADDRKTSTRCGENIYMSSDPTPWSDAIQSWYDESLDFTYGVGPKSAGSVVGHYTQAVWYSSYRVGCGIAYCPNQESLKYYYVCQYCPVGNNVNKKNTPYQQGTPCASCPGNCDNGLCTNSCEYEDLLSNCDSLKKTAGCEHELLKEKCKATCRCENKIY; from the exons ATGGCTTTCCTCCCAGTGGTGATGTTTTTGGCTGCTGTGCTGCTTCCATCTTTACCCACAGAAGGAAAG GATCCAGCTTTTTCTGCTTTGTTAACCACTCAAACCCAAGTCCAAAGAGAGATTGTAAATAAACACAATGAACTAAGGAAATCAGTCTCTCCACCTGCCAGCAACATGCTAAAGATG GAATGGAGCAGAGAAGCAACAGCAAATGCCCAAAAGTGGGCAAACAAGTGCACTTTAGAACACAGTAGTGCAGATGACCGGAAAACCA GTACGAGATGTGGTGAGAATATCTATATGTCAAGCGACCCTACTCCCTGGTCAGATGCAATCCAAAGCTGGTATGATGAGAGCCTTGACTTTACCTATGGTGTAGGACCAAAGAGTGCCGGTTCAGTAGTTGGACATTAcactcag GCTGTTTGGTACTCATCTTACCGCGTTGGATGTGGAATTGCCTACTGTCCCAATCAAGAAAGCCTAAAATACTACTATGTTTGCCAATATTGTCCTGT tggtAATAATGTGAATAAAAAGAATACCCCTTACCAGCAAGGAACACCTTGTGCCAGTTGCCCTGGTAACTGTGACAATGGACTATGCA CCAATAGCTGCGAGTATGAAGATCTCCTTAGTAACTGTGATTCCTTGAAGAAAACAGCTGGCTGTGAACATGAATTGCTCAAGGAAAAGTGCAAGGCTACTTGTCGatgtgaaaacaaaatttactga